The region CCACAGTTACTCCTAGGTTCCCATAGAGACGGTCTAAGGAGTTAGCGGAGGAGTTAACTACAAGATACATACCTCTTTGTACCATATTCCATTGTTCATCTGTGAATTCAGTAATCTTATTGTAAACACTTGCCTGATTTTCATAAATCATCTTATGATCCTTTGTTTCAACCCTATCTAATAAAGTAAGGTTAAAGCAAGTACCACGATTTGCAAGGGTCGTTACATAACGAGAAATCTGTGTCGGAGTAAAATTATGATAATATCCAATCGCTGTTCGAATCGCATCGGTATTCGATATCTCAGGTTTTGATTCTTCCACTTCTACCCCAGATACATCACCGAATCCAAACATCTGCGCATATTTTTGAATCTTTTCAAGTCCAATCGCATCCTTATAAATACCACTGTCATTTTTTGATAAACGATTTGCAGTCTCATAGAAAAAGTAGTTACAGGAATGTTGAATTGCTTGAGCTGCATCGAGTGTACCATGCGAGCTTGGGTATTTCCAACATTTTGGTGAAGGAACGATTTCTTCAAAAATACCTCTGTCAGTGATTCTAGTAGATGTATTAATAACTTTCTCACCAAATCCTGCAAAAGTCATCAATGGTTTAAAAGTAGAACCAGTCGTTGTTTTCTGCATCGTAGGACGGTTAATTAATGGAGTTGCCTTATCCTCCAATAACTTACTGTAATAATTCCAGTCAATTTTATTGGCTAGATAGTTATTATCATAGGAAGGATAGGTAACCATTGCTAGGACATCACCGGATTTTGAATCGGTAATTACAATAGAACCACTGCAAGGTTCAAGAGCCAACTGTCCCGGCGTAATTTCGAGATTTCTGATCTTTGTAGTAATAAAATCATAAGCAGAAAGACTTCCACTATTTAATCTCGCATAGTCATTCTCATTATATTCTAACACATCTTGGTCAAATAATAAAAGACAAATTTCTCTTCCTGTTAATTTTTTTGAAAAGACTAGGGTTCGGTAAATCTTCTTCTCAAACTCCTTGTCATCTACTAATAAATTCATAGCATAATCTTTAAGTTTTTCATATAGTTCATCTGTTCTATAGTATTCTGTACCTACACCAAGTTTAGATAAATCAACCCAGTTTTGAGTAATCGCATACTGTAAAAACTTACTAAGGCTAAGTTTATTATCCTTGTAATTTAGATACTGTGGATCTTCTTTGTTAATCTTAGAAGATAAGACTATACCGACTTGGCTAGAAGAAAGTTTCGAGTATACATATTGTAGATACTCTTCCATCTCTGTTCCTGCAGCACTATTCGTAACCGTACTATCAACCTTTAATAAATTATTTAAGCTATCAAAAATTCCAACACGTTTATCTAAAAACTTTTGGTATACATTTTTCTCTAAGTCTGTCGCATCATCCTCTTTAAAATGAGCTATATTAACAACATTATTATTTAATAATGCATTGTAAACTTCATAGATTGGTACTTTTATCTTCGCAGCATTTACTCCTTTTCCGCCGTAATCCATATCTGGAGTAATAACGGATAGTAAAATTTCTGCAATGTTCTTCTCTAAGATATGATAACTTGCAACTTGAAGGTCACGATCTATTGTAAGATAAACATCATTACCAGTAACAGGTTCTTTTGTAACTTTTACATCAAGTTCCTTACCGCTATCATTTAGAGTTAAGGTTGATTCCCCTTTTGTACCAACCAGATAGCTTTCCATTTCCTTTTCTATACCTGTTTTACCAACAACATCTGTTTCTCCATAAATTATTTCGGCTTCATTTAATTTTTCCAATTCTGTAGAATTGATGAGACCGGTGTACCCTAAGATATGCGCAAAATAAATGCTGTCGTTATATACCCTAGATGTATCTAACTTTACTTCGACCCCTGGCATATCTGCCAAGTTTTCCTTCACTGCCGCTACAGTTTTTTTATCTACGTTTGAAGCTATCGTAATCTGGTTATAACTTGGTACATTAATCAACAATTGGTAACGAACCGTCATAATTTTTAGGGCATCTTCTAAAGAATATTCATCAGAGATTCGAAACATCGGCGACCCGCTAACACCATACTTTAGAAAATCAAATACCTCTTGAGCAGTTGCATTTCTCTGGCCCTCTTCCAGCTTACTAATATGCGTTTTACAGTATGCATTCTTCTTAAAACGTAATAATTGATCACCAGAAATATCAAACGCTAATTCACCGTTATTATCGATAATAATATTAAAGTTTAACTCAATATCATATCCATATTTCTCAAGTAACTTAATTAACTTATGAATCATCGCATTTTTATCTGCGTTTGTTTTTAAAAGCCCACTGTCACTAATAACAATAGAATAACTAGATTCATTAGTCGCTAGTAATTTTCCATTTCTATCATAAATGTTTCCACGAGTAGCTTTTATTTCTCTTGGTTCGCTATTTAAATATTCCTCACTTACGGTGTTAGCTGTACCCTCTACAATCTGCATTACAAACACTTGATAGATTAAAACAGCAAACATTCCCATAAAAATCAAGTTAATAGGAATCATACGCGATGAAAACAATTTCTTTAGTTTATCAAGTAAAACATCAAGCACTACGATCCCTCCTTATTGCTTAACTTGGTTAAACCCAAATGTATCATATGAAAAAGCTTATAAAATACAATACCAACAAGTACAGTATAAATTACTCTTGGTAACATAATTCGATAAGCATAAAATCCTAAATTTAGTCTACCACGTAATAAAAATTCCGCTACATAGTAGAAGAAACAATATACAAATTCACTTGCAGTAATTAAAAGCACAGGAATTGTGTAATCCTCTTTGTCATAAATCTTGTTTGCATAGCCATTAAAATAACCAAGGAACATATAAAGGATTCCATAGATACCAATCACATCACCGATGGAGCAGTCTAATAAAAGTCCGCAGACCAAACCAGTAAACATACCAGAAAAGATACCTCTGGTATATGCTACGGTTACTACTAGAACCAACAATAAATCCGGAACGACACCCGCGAGTTTAAAGGTCGGAAACACTGCGCTCTGAAGTAAAAAGCATATTAAGATTTGTATTAAGGTTACCAAAACTCGTATCACGTCTTACCCCTATCTTAATTAAAAAAGGATTACTCTCCCTTTTCTAATTTTTCCTTTAATGTTGTTATAATTAACACTTCCTCCAGATGCTCAAAATCAACTGCTGGACGAAGATATCCTGATTTCACCATATTACTGGAATCCACTTTAATATCATAAGCATAACCAATCAAGATTCCCTGTAGATATTTATTACTAATATGGGAAGTAACTACTTCATAGCCATCCTTGATATCTGCATTCATACTGATTGCCTCTACCCGAATTACTCCATCATCTAATAACTGAAGATCACCTTTTACATCGCAGGTGTCTGAAGTCTTTAAAAACATACCACTGACATAGCTAGCATCGTCGATAATTGAACGTACTTTGGCATAATTTACACCAACCTCTGTTACGATTCCAACCAAACCATTTCCAGCAAGCACATTCATATCTACCTTAATTCCATCTTTTGATCCCTTATCAATTGTAAATACGTTATAAAAGCTATTGGAGTCTCTAGAGATAACTCTTGCAGCAACTTTTGGATAATCTGCATATTTCTGGTCTACCTCGAAGAGTCTTCGAAGTCCATCAAGCTCATATCGATCCTGAATCAAAATACTATTCTCTACTTTTAGAGCTTCATTTTGACTTTTTAACTTCTCGTTCTCATCCATCAAGTCTCTCATATTTGCTAATGTATCTAATTTATCAGATAAGAAACTCCCAAACGTATTAATCCCCTTCTGCATCGGAGTAACAACACCCCCAACCGCAGTTTTTACTGGGCTTAATAAGGTTTCATATCGAAATGATAAGAAAATCAAAATCAGACATATCACTGTGCAAAAAGTCAGCACATGCTTTGGCTGAATTGAAATCTTAGGCGTTTTTCTTCTCATGATTTACCATTAACCCCTTTTCTTGCGCATGATTTGCGCTTAATAAGCTTTTCTGTGATCTCACTATAGGGAGAATAACACCAATTGCATAT is a window of Lachnoclostridium phytofermentans ISDg DNA encoding:
- a CDS encoding penicillin-binding transpeptidase domain-containing protein; the encoded protein is MLDVLLDKLKKLFSSRMIPINLIFMGMFAVLIYQVFVMQIVEGTANTVSEEYLNSEPREIKATRGNIYDRNGKLLATNESSYSIVISDSGLLKTNADKNAMIHKLIKLLEKYGYDIELNFNIIIDNNGELAFDISGDQLLRFKKNAYCKTHISKLEEGQRNATAQEVFDFLKYGVSGSPMFRISDEYSLEDALKIMTVRYQLLINVPSYNQITIASNVDKKTVAAVKENLADMPGVEVKLDTSRVYNDSIYFAHILGYTGLINSTELEKLNEAEIIYGETDVVGKTGIEKEMESYLVGTKGESTLTLNDSGKELDVKVTKEPVTGNDVYLTIDRDLQVASYHILEKNIAEILLSVITPDMDYGGKGVNAAKIKVPIYEVYNALLNNNVVNIAHFKEDDATDLEKNVYQKFLDKRVGIFDSLNNLLKVDSTVTNSAAGTEMEEYLQYVYSKLSSSQVGIVLSSKINKEDPQYLNYKDNKLSLSKFLQYAITQNWVDLSKLGVGTEYYRTDELYEKLKDYAMNLLVDDKEFEKKIYRTLVFSKKLTGREICLLLFDQDVLEYNENDYARLNSGSLSAYDFITTKIRNLEITPGQLALEPCSGSIVITDSKSGDVLAMVTYPSYDNNYLANKIDWNYYSKLLEDKATPLINRPTMQKTTTGSTFKPLMTFAGFGEKVINTSTRITDRGIFEEIVPSPKCWKYPSSHGTLDAAQAIQHSCNYFFYETANRLSKNDSGIYKDAIGLEKIQKYAQMFGFGDVSGVEVEESKPEISNTDAIRTAIGYYHNFTPTQISRYVTTLANRGTCFNLTLLDRVETKDHKMIYENQASVYNKITEFTDEQWNMVQRGMYLVVNSSANSLDRLYGNLGVTVAGKTGTAQVSKTKPNHALFIGYAPYENPEISITCIIPNGYASANAAKMAREVLGYYFNGENKEALLNGDITAGSATNIKVSD
- the mreD gene encoding rod shape-determining protein MreD, producing MIRVLVTLIQILICFLLQSAVFPTFKLAGVVPDLLLVLVVTVAYTRGIFSGMFTGLVCGLLLDCSIGDVIGIYGILYMFLGYFNGYANKIYDKEDYTIPVLLITASEFVYCFFYYVAEFLLRGRLNLGFYAYRIMLPRVIYTVLVGIVFYKLFHMIHLGLTKLSNKEGS
- the mreC gene encoding rod shape-determining protein MreC encodes the protein MRRKTPKISIQPKHVLTFCTVICLILIFLSFRYETLLSPVKTAVGGVVTPMQKGINTFGSFLSDKLDTLANMRDLMDENEKLKSQNEALKVENSILIQDRYELDGLRRLFEVDQKYADYPKVAARVISRDSNSFYNVFTIDKGSKDGIKVDMNVLAGNGLVGIVTEVGVNYAKVRSIIDDASYVSGMFLKTSDTCDVKGDLQLLDDGVIRVEAISMNADIKDGYEVVTSHISNKYLQGILIGYAYDIKVDSSNMVKSGYLRPAVDFEHLEEVLIITTLKEKLEKGE